A single Malaclemys terrapin pileata isolate rMalTer1 chromosome 3, rMalTer1.hap1, whole genome shotgun sequence DNA region contains:
- the PRR18 gene encoding proline-rich protein 18, with protein sequence MSLPPILPPPAPAAIPAAPRAQPRKPAAPRKAAPPPPAEEKPPRKPRGAPPERAGPFPSSWPCASLQRQQPRRPAPAPPQPRGRSCETLCAAAGPEAGAGEAALRFSLSLPPEAALVLQRRSLEKQRGRPSPSSATERLLPGSRSKAAPAVGGSARRGARAGPGSSPGDLRALLKISLLNERHRYDDVEYEEEAAPGAVADEGLVRKCTEWLRGVESAAGRDRADKLETLPHLGAL encoded by the coding sequence ATGTCCCTGCCGCCCAtcctgcctccccccgccccggccgcTATCCCCGCCGCCCCCCGAGCGCAGCCTAGGAAGCCGGCGGCCCCCAggaaggcagcgccgccgccgcCCGCCGAGGAGAAGCCGCCGAggaagccgcggggggcgcccccGGAGCGGGCcggtcccttccccagctcctggccctgcgCCTCTCTGCAGAGGCAGCAACCGCggaggccggccccggccccgccacaGCCCCGCGGTCGCTCCTGCGAGACCCTGTGCGCGGCGGCGGGGCCGGAGGCGGGGGCTGGAGAGGCCGCTCTGCGCTTCTCGCTCAGCCTCCCCCCCGAGGCGGCCCTGGTGCTGCAGCGCCGCAGCCTGGAGAAGCAGCGGGGGCGGCCGAGCCCCTCCTCAGCCACCGAGCGCCTCCTGCCGGGCTCCCGGAGCAAGGCGGCCCCGGCGGTGGGGGGCTCGGCGCGGaggggggcccgggccgggccgggctccaGCCCCGGGGACCTGCGCGCCCTGCTGAAGATCTCGCTGCTGAACGAGCGGCACCGCTACGACGACGTGGAGTACGAGGAGGAGGCGGCGCCGGGGGCCGTGGCGGACGAGGGGCTGGTGCGCAAATGCACCGAGTGGCTGCGCGGGGTGGAGAGCGCGGCCGGCCGGGACCGGGCCGACAAgctggagaccctgccccacctgGGGGCCCTCTGA